DNA from Mesorhizobium sp. B2-1-1:
CACCGGGATCTTTGTCAGCCCGGGCAGGCCGGCGACAGCCTGCCTGACGTCATCGCGGACGAGGCCGGCGATCATCATCGAACCACCTGACGGCAATTCGACGGTCGTGTCGGCAAGTCTCTTGCGGATGGACAACAACGTGGTTCCGGGCAACCTGCCTGCAGCTTCCAGCGTGGTGGCGCCTTCGGCAGTAGGCTCCGACACGGACGTCCGGACCTTGAGGCTGATCCGACCGGCCGACAGCACAACCGGTTGGAACTCCAGGCCGATGCCGTATTCGAGTTTGTCGTTGGTGTATGTGACCTGCCCTGTCTTGTTCTCGTCTGAAACATTGTTCGTACGGCTGGTGATGAGATTGAACTCGCCACCGACCCTGAATGTCGCCTTCTCACCCGACACGGCGGTGAGGGTCGGCTCCGCCAGCGTCTTCATGACGCCACCTTGCTCCATTGCGTTTAGATACGCCTGAAGCGCCGAGGTGCCGATCGAAGCTCCCGAGAATTGCGACAGCGGTTTCCCAAGCCCGTATGCCGGGGTGCTCATCGCGTCATAGCTGATGCCGTTGCTACCGCCGCTGCCCACCATGTTGACGCCAAGCTGCTTCATCACGGAGCGGCTGACTTCGGCGACCGTCACCTTGAGCGTGACCTGGTCGTCGCCGATGATCTGCAAAAGATTGACGATTTTCGAGACGCGGCGTTCCTGGTCCGGATTGTTGATGTCGACACCACTCTGGGCCGAGCCGCCGGCCGCGGTCTGCGAATATTGTCCCGTCGTCGCTTCACCGCCCGAGACGAAGATCGTTGCCAGGTCGACGGCGCGTTTGGCGTCCAGCGGCGTGTCGACGGTTCCCGTCAGGACGACGTTGTCGTTCAGCAGTTCGACCTTGATGGACGATGTCGGGATGAAGCGCTTGATATAATCCTCCAGGCCTGCGACGTCGCGTTCGACGGCCAGATCGAGGCTGACGATCTGTTCGCCATTCGGCCCGAACACAAAGATGTTGGTCTCGCCAACCGCCTTGCCGAACAGGTAGATGCGCCTCGCGGTGCGGGTCACCGCATCGGCGACGG
Protein-coding regions in this window:
- a CDS encoding type II and III secretion system protein family protein; amino-acid sequence: MRLSGKLPAIMAAAFGLLLIGTNVQSVVEAKSAQVSASAATQRVKLGLNKSVVIDLPSDAYDILVANPTVADAVTRTARRIYLFGKAVGETNIFVFGPNGEQIVSLDLAVERDVAGLEDYIKRFIPTSSIKVELLNDNVVLTGTVDTPLDAKRAVDLATIFVSGGEATTGQYSQTAAGGSAQSGVDINNPDQERRVSKIVNLLQIIGDDQVTLKVTVAEVSRSVMKQLGVNMVGSGGSNGISYDAMSTPAYGLGKPLSQFSGASIGTSALQAYLNAMEQGGVMKTLAEPTLTAVSGEKATFRVGGEFNLITSRTNNVSDENKTGQVTYTNDKLEYGIGLEFQPVVLSAGRISLKVRTSVSEPTAEGATTLEAAGRLPGTTLLSIRKRLADTTVELPSGGSMMIAGLVRDDVRQAVAGLPGLTKIPVLGTLFRSRDFVRNETELVIIITPYLVKPVARNDLAKPDDNFNAASDGAGMFLGRVNRVYGTMQTDKPSGRYHGVVGFIYK